Genomic window (Pseudothauera hydrothermalis):
GCGTTAGAGCCACCCCGGCAACTTCGCTACCCACAAAGACCGCTTTCGATGTTCTAATGCGCGCTTAGCCCTTGCCACACGCATGAATGAAAATGGACGTCCAGCACTACATGCAGACCTTGGGTCGTCAGGCCCGTGCCGCCTCCCGCGTCATGGCCGCCGCCTCCACCGCAGCCAAGAATGCCGCGCTTGCGGCGATGGCAGCGGAAATCCGCGCCCGCCGCGCGCACTTGCTCGAGGCCAATGCGCGCGACCTTGACACCGCCCGCGCCGCCGGCCTGGAGCCGGCGCTGATCGACCGCCTGACGCTCTCGGAAAAAGGTATCGAGAACATGGCCGCCGGCCTCGAGCAGATTGCCGCACTGCCCGATCCGGTGGGCGAGATCACCGATGTCAAACGCCGCCCCTCGGGCATCCAGGTCGGCAAGATGCGCGTACCACTGGGTGTGATCGGCATCATCTACGAGGCCCGGCCCAACGTCACCGCGGACGCCGCGGCGCTGTGCCTGAAGTCCGGCAATGCCGCCATTCTGCGCGGCGGAAAAGAAGCGCTCTACAGCAACCAGGCCATTGCCGAATGCGTGCGCGCCGGGCTGACTGCCGCCGGTTTGCCCGAGCATGCGGTACAGGTGGTCCAGACCACCGACCGCGCAGCGGTCGGCGAACTGATCGCCATGCCCGAGTTCGTCGACGTCATCGTGCCGCGCGGCGGCAAGGGTTTGATCGAGCGGATTGCCAAGGACGCCCGAGTGCCGGTGATCAAACACCTGGACGGTAACTGCCATGTCTATATCGACGACGAAGCCGATCCCGCCAAAGTCCTGCCCATCGTCGAAAATGCCAAAACCCAGCGCTACGGGACCTGCAACACCGCGGAGTCACTGCTGGTAGCGCGCGCCGTTGCCGGGCGCGATATGCCCGCCATCGGCCGCATGCTGGCAGAAAAAGGCGTGGAGATGCGCTGCTGCGCCGAGTCGCTCGCACTGCTGCGCGAGGCCGGCATTCCCGCCGAGCGCCTGCGCGAAGCCACCGAAGCCGACTGGCGCGAGGAGTATTTGGCGCCCATTCTGGCGGTCAAGGTGGTCGGCGGCCTCGACGAGGCCATCGCCCACATCAACACCTACAGCTCCGGGCACACCGAAGCCATCGTGACCGAAAACCACACCCACGCCATGCGCTTTTTACGTGAGGTGGACTCCGCTTCGGTGATGGTCAATGCTTCGACCCGTTTCGCCGATGGTTTCGAATACGGTCTGGGTGCTGAAATCGGCATCTCGACCGACAAAATCCACGCCCGCGGCCCGGTTGGACTGGAAGGGCTGACCAGCCAGAAGTGGATCGTATTCGGCAACGGCGAGGTGCGCTCTTAACCGCAGCGCCGCCGTTTTGCCGATTTTCCCGGCACGCCCATGGCGGCCGGTCGCACCGGCGGGGCCGCACCCGGCCCTGTCACCCATCGCACCATGACCACAAGCACAACAATGCAAGGAGACAGACCATGACGCACTTCATCCGCTACACCCTAGCCACCTTGGCGCTGTGCGCAACCGCCGTCCAGGCTGCCGTGGAGGTCGCCGGCGTGCGTTTCGATGACCGTGTCACCGTAGAGGCACAGCAAATCGAGCTCAATGGCGCGGGTCTACGCACCCGCTTCGCCTTCAAGGTCTATGCAATCGGTCTCTACCTGCCTTCGCGCAGCCAGTCGGCCGAAGCCATCCAGACCGCTCCGGGAGCCAAACGTATCCGCATCGTGCTGCTGCGCGACGTGGCGGCCGACACCTTCGCCGATGCACTGATCGACGGTCTGAAGAAAAACCATAGCGCCGAGCAGTTTGCGGCACTGCAAAAAGCCACCGATCAACTGCGCGCCACTTTGCTGGAACTGGGTGAAGCGCGCGCCGGCACGGTCGTCGAACTGGACGCGCTGGCCGACGGCAGCACCCGGCTGAGCGTCAACGCACAGCCGCGCGGCACCGACATCGCCGAACCGGCCTTCTACCCGGCGCTGCTACGTATCTGGCTGGGTGAACACCCGGTCGACGGCGACCTCAAGCGCGCTTTGCTGGGTCAGACGGGCTAAACCTGCCCTATCTCCGATGCCACGCCCGTCTTGCTCCGCCCGGCCGGTCGAACAGGCGCTCCCCGCAGCGGCCCGTGCCGCGCTGGATGAATTCTGCGATACGCTATGGCTGGAGCATGGGCTGGCGCGCAACACCCTGGCCGGCTACCGCAGCGATCTTGCCCAGTTTGCGCTTTGGCTGGCCGATCGCAACGGTTCGCTCGATGGCGCAACAAATGCCGATCTGGCGGCCTACCTGGCCGAGTTCAGTCGCCGTGCCAAGCCGGCCAGCCAACGCCGCCTGCTTTCGGCCTGGCGACGCTACTACCGCCAACAAGTCGCACGCGGCCGCCTGGCGGCCGACCCCACCGCCTTGCTCGATGCCCCGCTGCCCGGTCAGCGTTTTCCCAAAACACTGTCCGAGAGGGAGGTCGAAGCCCTGCTCGGCGCACCCAACACCGCCACCCCTCAGGGCTTGCGCGACCGCTCTATGCTGGAGATGCTCTACGCCACCGGCCTGCGTGTCTCCGAATTGGTGGGCTTGCAGAGCTTTTCAGTAGGACTGAACGAAGGCGTGGTCAAAGTCATGGGCAAGGGCAGCAAGGAACGCCTGGTGCCACTGGGCGAAGAAGCGGTCGACTGGCTGACGCGCTACCTGCAACACGCCCGCCCTGCACTGCTGGCCGGCCGCAGCAGCGACGCGCTCTTCGTCACCCGCTTGGGCCACAGCATGAGCCGGCAAATGTTCTGGCGCCTGATCAAACAGTACGCCAGCCAAACCGGCATCGAACCGGGGCGCATCTCGCCGCACACCCTCAGGCATGCTTTTGCTACCCATCTACTCAACCACGGCGCCGACTTGCGCGTGGTGCAAATGCTGCTTGGCCATGCCGACATCTCCACCACCCAGGTCTACACCCATGTCGCCCGCGAACGCCTCAAAGCTTTGCACGCGCGTCATCATCCGCGCGGCTGAGCACGACACAACCCGGATGAGCATTCGTGGTCCGATGCAAAAAGACCGCATCCGAATACCCAGCGTTAATTGTCCAAACCACACGCATCGTCATGAGCAAAAATAAGCTGCATGCGCCAGAGACCCCGGCCACCCGCTTTTTGCGCCAGCACGGTGTGGCGTTTTCCAGCCATCCCTATGCCTATGAGGAACACGGGGGCACGCGCGTTTCAGCGCGGGAACTCAATGTCGCGGAGCATTCGGTCATCAAAACGCTGATCATGGAAGACGAATCCGGTGCGCCGTTGGTCGTGCTGATGCACGGTGACCGCACCGTGTCCACCAAGGAATTGGCACGTCAAGCCGGACGCAAGCATATCGAACCGTGCAAACCGGAGGTGGCCAACCGCCACAGTGGTTTTCTCATCGGCGGCACATCGCCTTTTGGCACCAAGCGTCGGATGCCGGTTTTCATGGAAAGAAGCATCCTGGATCTGCCGCTGGTCTATATAAACGGCGGACGCCGAGGTTTTCTGGTCGGTGTGCATCCGCACGATATTCTCAGAGTCTTACAACCGCAGTTGGTCAACGTGGCGCAATAATCCATATTTATTCCACAACCGCTTTATTTTTTTGGAAATTTGCTGGCAAAATAACCCGCGTTGCTAACGTTTGCCCTGGTAACGATAACCGTGTCGGCGCCCCAACCCTACACTCCGACGCGCATACGGGAGAAACCATGGACCTCTCTACGCTTTCACTGAACGAATTGCGCCGCCTGCAAAGCAAAATCGATGCTGAAATCCGCCGTCGCAGCGATATCACCCGGCGCGAGTTGCTGAAAAAAATGCAGAAAATGGCGGCTGAAGAAGGTCTTTCGTTGTCCGACATCATTCCCGGCGCAACGAATGACAGCCCCGCCACTGTGAACAAGGCACGGCGTTCGGCCAAGGGCGGCGGCAAAAAAACCGGCAAAGTGCCGCCTAAATACCGCCATCCCGACGATTCTTCGCTCACCTGGACCGGCCGGGGCCGCAAGCCGTTATGGGTTGAAAACTGGATAGCGGCAGGCAACCCGCTCGAGGCATTGCTGATTCAGCCGGCCTGATGCCGCAACCGGGAAAAGGCAGGCGCACAAAGAACGCCGTGGCGCTTGCCTTCTGGTGCAAACGCACCGCCCGCCTGGGCTCAACCCGCGGTGTTCGGAAGAATATGGCCTTCGCGTCCGCGCTGAATGAAAACGCCAACCCGGCGCACCCCTTGCATGACACCGATTTTGGCAATGCGGATTTTCACCCAAGGTGCGTTGAATTCTTCAAACAATAGATTGACGACGAATTCGCCCAGGGTTTCGATGAGATTGAAATGGCGGGCGGCGAGTTCGGCGCGAATGCGTTCGATCACCACCGCGTAATCGATGGTATCGGCAATATCGTCATGTTTGGCTGCCGCGTCCGGCACGCCAAAGG
Coding sequences:
- a CDS encoding glutamate-5-semialdehyde dehydrogenase; translation: MDVQHYMQTLGRQARAASRVMAAASTAAKNAALAAMAAEIRARRAHLLEANARDLDTARAAGLEPALIDRLTLSEKGIENMAAGLEQIAALPDPVGEITDVKRRPSGIQVGKMRVPLGVIGIIYEARPNVTADAAALCLKSGNAAILRGGKEALYSNQAIAECVRAGLTAAGLPEHAVQVVQTTDRAAVGELIAMPEFVDVIVPRGGKGLIERIAKDARVPVIKHLDGNCHVYIDDEADPAKVLPIVENAKTQRYGTCNTAESLLVARAVAGRDMPAIGRMLAEKGVEMRCCAESLALLREAGIPAERLREATEADWREEYLAPILAVKVVGGLDEAIAHINTYSSGHTEAIVTENHTHAMRFLREVDSASVMVNASTRFADGFEYGLGAEIGISTDKIHARGPVGLEGLTSQKWIVFGNGEVRS
- a CDS encoding chalcone isomerase family protein, with translation MTHFIRYTLATLALCATAVQAAVEVAGVRFDDRVTVEAQQIELNGAGLRTRFAFKVYAIGLYLPSRSQSAEAIQTAPGAKRIRIVLLRDVAADTFADALIDGLKKNHSAEQFAALQKATDQLRATLLELGEARAGTVVELDALADGSTRLSVNAQPRGTDIAEPAFYPALLRIWLGEHPVDGDLKRALLGQTG
- the xerD gene encoding site-specific tyrosine recombinase XerD, translating into MPRPSCSARPVEQALPAAARAALDEFCDTLWLEHGLARNTLAGYRSDLAQFALWLADRNGSLDGATNADLAAYLAEFSRRAKPASQRRLLSAWRRYYRQQVARGRLAADPTALLDAPLPGQRFPKTLSEREVEALLGAPNTATPQGLRDRSMLEMLYATGLRVSELVGLQSFSVGLNEGVVKVMGKGSKERLVPLGEEAVDWLTRYLQHARPALLAGRSSDALFVTRLGHSMSRQMFWRLIKQYASQTGIEPGRISPHTLRHAFATHLLNHGADLRVVQMLLGHADISTTQVYTHVARERLKALHARHHPRG
- the ybaK gene encoding Cys-tRNA(Pro) deacylase; translated protein: MSKNKLHAPETPATRFLRQHGVAFSSHPYAYEEHGGTRVSARELNVAEHSVIKTLIMEDESGAPLVVLMHGDRTVSTKELARQAGRKHIEPCKPEVANRHSGFLIGGTSPFGTKRRMPVFMERSILDLPLVYINGGRRGFLVGVHPHDILRVLQPQLVNVAQ
- a CDS encoding H-NS family nucleoid-associated regulatory protein, translating into MDLSTLSLNELRRLQSKIDAEIRRRSDITRRELLKKMQKMAAEEGLSLSDIIPGATNDSPATVNKARRSAKGGGKKTGKVPPKYRHPDDSSLTWTGRGRKPLWVENWIAAGNPLEALLIQPA
- a CDS encoding dihydroneopterin aldolase; this translates as MDFIFIEELRVQASVGIYPREKVAPQMVELNLTFGVPDAAAKHDDIADTIDYAVVIERIRAELAARHFNLIETLGEFVVNLLFEEFNAPWVKIRIAKIGVMQGVRRVGVFIQRGREGHILPNTAG